Proteins encoded within one genomic window of Aspergillus nidulans FGSC A4 chromosome VII:
- a CDS encoding LipA and NB-ARC domain protein (transcript_id=CADANIAT00009020), with product MSTASIKDHADTLLNLVDLERKEQRAARAPKIIWVCHSLGGLVVKQALLNAHENRKYTHIRTDTCGIVFFGTPHRGAKGVELGRIAANVAKFVSKGHAKNDLLKCLEENSLFTRDMSRHFKQQLEDYQIVSFVEGKEVFLGGSGPASVSHLVVDEESAILGLPGQRETTLKLDADHSQMCKVSGRGAMYRLISGNIRDIADQVLEAERGFVPQPPNSPKPGPPLPPRMHFNSSTPYAGPPRTPNPNEAQVIGTIYQPADRDPRSIQVAKYMNEWKWDDARRMQYSIFQEHLRTLGQDHHSTLLAGYYLASIELEAGCLAKGKEWADWVCNNSQRVLGRRHELAMKSESIAGEFLFRLGKAQEGESICSNVLARQQMQIGDDHLDTIETRRRVALAYAYLGQRTEAIQAITKYSESVKRLLGANHILYFASVLDTAEQAFYQRMANTEDHFLRRYTGSDPQGEAIEAIVRELSSRLGRHHPLTIRGLWISGAMQALDANGSSTSSETLRRALATAEEYLGPEHSETMNIVGAMGIMFAMRGSSNSYGYNPYLPDYGANLTAASPWLQRYLSWAERNHGLGSPDVQTVLSLLAKMHYSQQQYQQAEPYFERLFASYRAAEMPVPEEMQTIYQICRMNNPRLLLQGIGGGSGAGTDFAKILSSFRRL from the exons ATGTCCACTGCCAGTATCAAGGATCATGCGGATACCTTGCTGAATCTGGTGGATCTGGAGCGGAAGGAGCAGAGG GCTGCGAGGGCCCCCAAGATAATCTGGGTTTGTCACAGCCTGGGAGGCCTGGTCGTTAAACAA GCACTGCTTAATGCTCACGAAAATCGGAAGTACACTCATATTCGCACCGACACCTGTGGCATTGTCTTCTTTGGCACCCCCCATCGAGGCGCCAAGGGCGTTGAGCTGGGAAGAATCGCTGCTAACGTTGCGAAATTCGTCTCCAAAGGCCACGCCAAGAATGACTTGCTCAAGTGCCTAGAGGAGAATTCTCTCTTTACTAGGGACATGTCTCGCCATTTCAAGCAACAACTTGAAGACTATCAGATCGTTAGCTTTGTTGAGGGCAAAGAAGTGTTTCTAGGGGGCAGTGGGCCGGCGTCAGTGAGCCAT CTTGTTGTGGATGAAGAGTCCGCCATTCTTGGCCTACCGGGACAACGCGAAACAACTCTGAAGCTAGACGCGGACCATTCGCAGATGTGCAAAGTTAGCGGTCGAGGAGCGATGTACAGGCTGATTTCAGGGAACATCAGAGATATTGCAGACCAGGTCCTGGAAGCTGAGCGAGGATTTGTCCCACAACCACCTAACTCACCAAAGCCTGGCCCTCCGCTCCCACCTCGAATGCATTTTAATAGTAGTACGCCATACGCAGGCCCCCCTCGAACCCCAAACCCAAATGAGGCCCAAGTTATCGGGACCATTTACCAACCGGCCGATAGAGATCCACGGTCGATTCAAGTAGCGAAGTATATGAATGAGTGGAAATGGGACGACGCTAGACGTATGCAGTATTCAATCTTTCAAGAGCACCTCCGAACTCTAGGACAGGATCACCACAGCACTTTGCTAGCGGGCTATTATCTGGCGAGTATCGAGCTCGAGGCCGGGTGCCTTGCCAAAGGAAAGGAATGGGCAGATTGGGTGTGCAACAATTCTCAGCGGGTGCTCGGCAGGCGACACGAACTTGCAATGAAGTCGGAGAGCATAGCGGGCGAATTCTTGTTCCGCCTGGGTAAGGCTCAAGAAGGCGAGTCCATCTGTTCTAACGTGCTGGCGCGGCAACAAATGCAGATTGGCGACGACCATCTGGATACTATTGAGACTCGGCGGCGCGTCGCATTGGCTTACGCATACCTCGGTCAGCGCACAGAAGCAATTCAGGCGATAACCAAGTACAGCGAGAGCGTCAAACGTCTTCTTGGGGCGAATCACATCTTATACTTCGCAAGTGTGCTGGACACAGCAGAACAAGCTTTCTACCAGCGCATGGCTAACACTGAGGACCACTTTCTCCGACGGTACACCGGCTCCGACCCACAAGGAGAAGCGATCGAAGCCATTGTACGGGAATTGAGCAGCCGGCTTGGTCGGCATCACCCCCTTACTATTCGCGGCCTGTGGATCAGCGGAGCGATGCAGGCGCTTGACGCAAATGGCAGCTCCACCTCGTCGGAGACGCTTCGGCGCGCCCTCGCCACCGCAGAAGAGTATCTCGGCCCTGAGCACTCTGAGACAATGAACATTGTCGGCGCTATGGGCATAATGTTCGCCATGCGCGGATCGAGTAACAGCTACGGATACAACCCGTATTTACCGGACTATGGCGCCAACCTCACAGCAGCCTCGCCATGGCTACAACGATATCTAAGCTGGGCCGAGAGAAATCATGGTCTCGGATCTCCTGACGTGCAAACGGTGTTGAGCCTCCTCGCGAAAATGCACTACtcacagcagcaatatcaacAAGCGGAACCTTATTTTGAACGACTATTTGCATCGTATCGCGCTGCTGAGATGCCTGTGCCTGAGGAAATGCAGACTATCTACCAAATCTGCCGTATGAACAACCCAAGACTCCTGTTGCAGGGGATCGGTGGCGGTAGTGGTGCGGGAACGGACTTTGCGAAGATTTTGTCCTCTTTTCGACGGTTGTAG